The sequence below is a genomic window from Flavobacterium sediminilitoris.
ACATTTTCTGCTGTACTAGAAATTGGAGCTACTGAAACATACTTAGGATTAGTTAAAAAACTATCTGCTAATTCTCTTATTGCAAAAGGCATTGTTGCAGAAAATAATAATGTTTGTCTATTATCAGGAGTAAGTTTAATTATCTTTTTTACATCATTAATAAATCCCATATCGAGCATTTGATCTGCTTCATCTAAAACTAATTGATGCATGTGATTTAAATCTATAAATCCTTGCTTGTATAAATCTAATAATCTTCCTGGAGTAGCTATTAAAATATCTACACCTTTTTTTAATTGATCAACTTGAGGAATTTGATTAACACCACCAAAAATAACTAAAGACTTTATATTAGTATATTTTCCATAAGTATTAAAACTTTCTCCTATTTGTATAGCTAATTCACGAGTAGGTGTAATAACTAAAGTTCTAATTCTTTTTACTTTTTTTGCTGAACCAACAATTTTGTGTATTAACTGTATAATTGGTATCGCAAAAGCGGCTGTTTTTCCTGTTCCTGTTTGCGCACAAGCAACTAAATCTTGTTCTGCTAATATTTCAGGAATAGCTTGCTCTTGAATAGGTGTTGGGTTTTCATATCCTTCTTCTTTTAGAGCTTCTTGTATATTGCTAATTAAATGTAGATCTTTAAATGTCATAATTATCTGTTTCAGATGATTTTTTAAATTATAATGTTTTGCTTTTAATAAAATCGGTTATTAAATAAGCAATTAATTTGCCAGTTAAATGGCTGTTGTTTGTTAAATCTAATTCAGGAGCACCTTCGCATATATGTAAGTATGAAGCGTTTTTATGCTTTCCAAAAAAATGAACATACTCACGAGCTTGTTGAACACTAAAACCACTTAATGTCATAGCACTTGAATAAATATTTGGAATAGCATCTAAATCTAACTCTATTCCGTATGGATCTTGTTTTATAAATTGGAATGCTTCTTCTAATTGTGAAGAAAAAGTTTTTTGTTTTCTAACCTCAATTTCTTCGTAAGATACATATTTTACTCTAGAATCTAACTCTTTTAAGGTATTAAAGACGCTTTTTGATACAAAATTTTCATGCAAACCAAAAACAAAATATTTTTTTAAAAATCCTTCTTCAAAAGCATAACTAAAGCCATTTCCAGAATGTCTTCCCTCTA
It includes:
- a CDS encoding DEAD/DEAH box helicase, encoding MTFKDLHLISNIQEALKEEGYENPTPIQEQAIPEILAEQDLVACAQTGTGKTAAFAIPIIQLIHKIVGSAKKVKRIRTLVITPTRELAIQIGESFNTYGKYTNIKSLVIFGGVNQIPQVDQLKKGVDILIATPGRLLDLYKQGFIDLNHMHQLVLDEADQMLDMGFINDVKKIIKLTPDNRQTLLFSATMPFAIRELADSFLTNPKYVSVAPISSTAENVSQKVYFVDKSDKRNLLYHLIRNDGIKNVLVFTRTKHGADNVVKALKKNGVESGAIHGDKSQNARQRVLESFKNQEIPVLVATDIAARGIDIENLPFVINFDIPNISETYVHRIGRTGRAGNSGLAISFCGKDEKAYWQDIEKLIRMKIKVVEDHPYPWKEEEKKEGQKPDLRNKNKSSNNKSRKSDNSKKNKKRWY